The following are encoded together in the Culex pipiens pallens isolate TS chromosome 1, TS_CPP_V2, whole genome shotgun sequence genome:
- the LOC120423038 gene encoding uncharacterized protein LOC120423038 has translation MDAMSLSLDEIIKKKGVGKRPAGKIGKGKNSETLPGRARLNRKSAASPTKNGRKKLLGGGGISKPVRSPAAGGLGKPKLVVDARMKIIEKKRSQIRDARDKLVEIARNSGDARLKLLKRKGKPLPGNGILKKSPSKVGKGKPFVDEDDDYDMEVDIRRPIGPLKRTVRNEMFSVPSTMPPLPTFGRSVRPSPPPQTSSSTWNSDPFDCYEVHTSRPILHKPAPAPAPLPNYDDLPPRRTRTRTPPPPPVYVEDRPHLSSTMRARLERAPNPNESMGIFSKMSADDRYPESRTHYHHGAPLSPSPSPPISGHRIVVSNLHSSVTQNDIRELFEDIGDLLESRLVRPGVAEVIYRTAKDAEEAVDTYHNRQLDGLPMKCLLVKPRASNKPTAPAIGYSSSSRSLKSSSSLASKKSQVEIDIDALHTVLFRRDH, from the exons ATGGATGCAATGAGTTTGAGTTTGGACGAGATCATCAAGAAAAAAGGAGTCGGAAAGCGACCGGCTGGGAAGATTGGCAAGGGCAAAAATTCCGAGACCTTGCCGGGTCGTGCCCGTCTGAACCGAAAGTCCGCGGCCAGTCCGACGAAAAACGGCCGAAAGAAGCTGCTGGGTGGTGGCGGTATTTCTAAACCGGTCCGGAGTCCGGCTGCTGGAGGATTAGGGAAACCAAAGCTGGTTGTGGATGCCCGCATGAAAATCATCGAGAAGAAGCGGTCTCAGATTCGCGACGCTCGGGACAAGCTAGTCGAGATCGCTCGGAACAGTGGCGATGCCCGATTGAAGCTGTTGAAGCGCAAGGGGAAGCCGCTGCCGGGGAACGGCATTCTGAAAAAGAGTCCAAGCAAGGTCGGAAAGGGCAAACCATTCGTTGATGAAGACGACGACTACGATATGGAGGTGGACATTCGCCGTCCAATCGGACCGCTGAAGCGAACCGTCCGGAACGAAATGTTTTCCGTGCCGAGCACAATGCCACCATTGCCGACCTTTGGTCGAAGTGTCCGCCCGTCTCCACCTCCGCAAACCTCCTCCTCGACCTGGAACAGTGATCCGTTCGACTGCTACGAGGTTCACACGTCCCGGCCGATTCTACATAAACCTGCCCCGGCCCCCGCACCGCTTCCTAACTACGATGATCTTCCGCCGAGGCGCACCCGCACCCGAACGCCTCCACCACCGCCAGTCTACGTTGAGGATAGACCACATCTGTCGTCCACGATGCGGGCTCGTTTGGAGCGTGCACCCAATCCGAACGAGTCGATGGgaatcttttcgaaaatgtcCGCAGATGACCGGTACCCGGAGAGTCGAACTCATTACCATCACGGAGCTCCGCTTTCGCCGTCTCCATCGCCACCCATTAGCGGACATAGGATCGTCGTAAGCAACCTGCACAGCAGCGTCACACAAAATGATATCAGG GAACTTTTCGAAGACATAGGCGACCTGCTCGAATCACGGCTGGTGCGGCCGGGTGTTGCCGAGGTCATCTATCGTACCGCCAAGGATGCCGAAGAAGCCGTTGATACGTACCACAATCGTCAGCTGGACGGACTTCCTATGAAGTGCTTGCTCGTTAAGCCACGAGCTTCAAACAAACCAACTGCGCCGGCCATTGGCTACTCGAG CTCGTCGAGATCCCTCAAATCGTCGTCCTCGCTGGCGTCGAAAAAGTCCCAGGTTGAGATTGATATCGATGCTCTGCACACGGTTCTCTTCAGACGCGATCACTAG
- the LOC120423041 gene encoding uncharacterized protein LOC120423041, giving the protein MIDVETRAISRQRRRSFDTGTQPRTSLPLRRRATSMESPRVWCPKKRNRKPAVAELSEENLDDEGRVSEVSVLAVKGDAMSMSPSWSQYNAMGGLERLRAWIASVNEHCFTK; this is encoded by the exons ATGATTGATGTGGAGACGCGGGCCATTTCACGGCAACGGCGGCGGAGCTTCGACACCGGGACTCAGCCCAGAACTAGCCTCCCACTCAGACGAAGGGCTACGAGCATGGAATCGCCACGA GTCTGGTGTCCGAAAAAGCGGAATCGTAAGCCCGCTGTCGCCGAATTATCCGAGGAGAACTTGGACGACGAAGGCCGGGTCAGCGAGGTCTCGGTTCTCGCTGTGAAAGGCGACGCCATGTCGATGTCGCCGTCGTGGTCGCAGTACAACGCTATGGGAGGACTGGAACGGCTGCGCGCCTGGATCGCCAGCGTAAACGAGCACTGCTTTACCAAATAA